The genomic segment ACAGGGCCCGCCGCGGCTGCTCGGCCGGACCGTCTTCTGCCTGTACCCGCACCAGACGCGGTACGTGGTGCCGGCCTCGGCGGTCACCGTCGTACCCGATGCCGTGCCGGCGGCCCGGGCGGTGCTGGCCGGCACCGTGGAGACGGCGGTGAACGCGCTCTGGGACGCCGCTCCCCTGGTCGGGGACCGGATCGCGGTGGTCGGCGCCGGCATGGTGGGCTGCTGCGTGGCCGCCGTGGTGGCCCGGCTGCCGGGCGCCCGGGTGCAACTCGTCGACGCCGACCCGGCCCGGGCGTCGGTGGCCGCCGCGCTCGGGGTGGAGTTCGCCGCACCCGAGACCGCCGCCGGCGACTGCGACCTGGTGTTCCACGCCAGCGCCAGCGAGGCCGGACTGGCCCGTTGCCTGGAACTGCTCGCGCCGGAGGGTACGGTGGTCGAGCTGAGCTGGTACGGCGACCGTCGGGTCAGCGTGCCGCTGGGCGAGAACTTCCACTCCCGCCGGCTGGTGATCCGGGCCAGCCAGGTCGGCACGGTCTCGCCGAACGCCCGCGGGCGCAGCTTCGCCGACCGGCTCGCGCTGGCCCTGGAACTGCTCGCCGACCCCGCGTTCGACGCGTTGGTCACCGGGGAATGTGAGTTCGACGAGCTGCCGCAGGTGCACGCCAGGCTCGCCAGCGGCGACCTGGCCGCCCTGTGCCACCTGGTCACCTACCGACCCGAAGGATGAAACCTTGTACAGCATCACCGTCCGTGACCACATCATGATCGCGCACAGTTTCCACGGCGAGGTCTTCGGACCCGCGCAGCGGCTGCACGGCGCGACCTTCGTGGTGGACGCCACCTTCCGCCGGGTCGAGCTGGACGCCGACAACATCGTGGTCGACATCGGTCTGGCCAGCGGCCAGCTGGCCGAGGTGCTGGGCGAGCTCAACTACCGCAACCTCGACGAGGAACCCGCCTTCGCCGGGGTGAACACCTCCACCGAGGCGCTGGCCAGGGTGATCGCCGACCGGTTGGCCGACCGGGTGCACAGTGGCGCGCTGGGCGAGGGCGCCCGCGGCCTGGCCGGGCTCACGGTCACCCTGCACGAGTCGCACATTGCCTGGGCCAGCTACGAGCGGACCCTGTGACGGCCGGCGAGCGGGCGACGGTGGTGACCGGCCCGACGCCGACCGGCGGACGGCGGGTGTATCTGGTGGTGCCGGCCGGGATCGACGATCCGGCGGCGCCGAGCGGCGGCAACAGCTACGACCGGCAGCTCAGCCGCGGGCTGGCGGCCGCCGGCTGGCGGGTCGACGAACGTCTGGTCGGCGGGCCCTGGCCGCGGCCGGGACCGGCCGGGCGCGCCGAGCTGGCGGCCACCCTCGCGGCGGTACCCGACGACGCCGTGCTGCTGCTCGACGGTCTGGTCGGCTGCGCGGTACCGGAGCTGGTGACACCGGCGGCCGAACGGTTGCGGCTGGCGGTCCTGGTGCATCTGCCGCTGGGCGACGAGACCGGTCTCGAACCACGCGAGGCCGCTGAACTCGACGCCCTCGAACGGCGCACCCTGCGCGCCGCCGCCGCCGTGGTGGCGACCAGCGCGGCCACCGGCCGACGCCTGGTCGACCAGCATGGGCTGCCCGCCGACCGGGTACACGTGGCGGTACCGGGCGTCGAGCCCGCACCACCGGCGCCCGGATCGACCGCCGGCTCCCGGCTGCTCTGCGTGGCCGCGGTGACCCCCCGCAAAGGCCAGGACGTCCTCGTCGAGGCACTGGCCGGGCTGACCGACCTGAGCTGGGACTGCCGGTTCGTCGGCGCCCTCGCGGCGGCGCCGGACCACGTCGACCGGCTGCGCCGCTCCGCCGCCCGGGCCGGGGTGGCCGACCGGCTCCGGTTCACCGGACCGCTGGCCGGCACCGCCCTGGCCACCGAGTACGCGGGCACAGATCTGCTGATCCTGCCCTCCCACGCCGAGACGTACGGCATGGTGGTCACCGAGGCACTGGCTCGCGCGATCCCGGTGCTGGCGACCCGGGTCGGCGGTGTTCCGGAGGCGCTCGGCCGCGGCGCCGACGGCGACG from the Solwaraspora sp. WMMD1047 genome contains:
- a CDS encoding 6-carboxytetrahydropterin synthase is translated as MYSITVRDHIMIAHSFHGEVFGPAQRLHGATFVVDATFRRVELDADNIVVDIGLASGQLAEVLGELNYRNLDEEPAFAGVNTSTEALARVIADRLADRVHSGALGEGARGLAGLTVTLHESHIAWASYERTL
- a CDS encoding zinc-binding alcohol dehydrogenase, coding for MTLGDRAYWLRAPGHGEIRPVTVARPGPDEVLVRTLHSGVSRGTESLVFRGGVPPSQYAAMRAPFQEGDFPAPVKYGYLNVGVVEQGPPRLLGRTVFCLYPHQTRYVVPASAVTVVPDAVPAARAVLAGTVETAVNALWDAAPLVGDRIAVVGAGMVGCCVAAVVARLPGARVQLVDADPARASVAAALGVEFAAPETAAGDCDLVFHASASEAGLARCLELLAPEGTVVELSWYGDRRVSVPLGENFHSRRLVIRASQVGTVSPNARGRSFADRLALALELLADPAFDALVTGECEFDELPQVHARLASGDLAALCHLVTYRPEG
- a CDS encoding glycosyltransferase family 4 protein: MTAGERATVVTGPTPTGGRRVYLVVPAGIDDPAAPSGGNSYDRQLSRGLAAAGWRVDERLVGGPWPRPGPAGRAELAATLAAVPDDAVLLLDGLVGCAVPELVTPAAERLRLAVLVHLPLGDETGLEPREAAELDALERRTLRAAAAVVATSAATGRRLVDQHGLPADRVHVAVPGVEPAPPAPGSTAGSRLLCVAAVTPRKGQDVLVEALAGLTDLSWDCRFVGALAAAPDHVDRLRRSAARAGVADRLRFTGPLAGTALATEYAGTDLLILPSHAETYGMVVTEALARAIPVLATRVGGVPEALGRGADGDVPGMLVPPGEPAALGAALRRWLTEPDTRRRWRAAAAARRDGLPRWPATARTVAEVLERLDHEPRRNR